The stretch of DNA GGTAGTCGCGGACGACGGTCCCCTCGCCGATGTCGCAGTCGACTATGGAGTAGTACTTAGCTAAGAGCTTCATTACGCGGCCTTCAAACCTCTTTTATGGGCATAAGGTTTGCTACATTGGCCACAATACACTACGGGAACGGCCGGAGAACGACGCTCCGAGGACCACGAGAACTCTGAATAAGAAAAGCACCGGGCCTCTCGGGGACCCTGGAACTTGTTGGCGCTTCAGCACGGTCCGGGCATGCGCATCGAGGATTCCATCAGATGCCCATTACCGACGAGAAGCTCTGGCAGCTGTTCTTGGTGGCGCCGCAGTAGGGACAGTGCCAGTCGTCCGGTAGATCCTCGAACGCCGTTCCGGGAGGTATTCCGTGGTCAGGGTCGCCTACCTCGGGGTCGTACACATAGCCACAGATGGGGCAAACGTACTTTTCCATCTCCATAGCAATCGTGGCTATATGATATTGTTTTGAATAAGTAGTTTTCCTATAGATTATAGTTTAAGCACATCGATATCGAGCCTAGCCCTCGCCGTAACCGGATCGCATCAGGCCGCCGAGTTGACGCTGACCTCCACCGGAACGGCCGGTCGGGCGCCGAGCTCGATGAGCGGCGCTCGGCCATCGTGATCGTGCACGTCAATAGCCTATAGCATATAGACAAATGCTGTCAAGTTTAAAGCCACGGCCCTCAGCGCGACACTCCCGTCCCACTGTGGCAGGCTTATTAATCGGCACGCTGTTACAAGGGACCAGAATGTTGGTCAGTGTCGTCTTGAACATCATGAACGAGGAGGATAACATCGCCGACCTCCTGGACAGCCTGGTGATCCAGGAACCGCCCGTTGACGTCGTGGTGGTCGACGCCGCGTCCAGGGACCGCACCCGGGAGATCGTTCTGCGGTACGCCAATAAGTATCCGTTCATCCGCCTTTTCGTGCAGCCCGGCAGCAGGGGGGTGAGCACCAACTTCGGGATATCCAAGGCCCAGGGGGAGGTAGTCGCCTTCACCGGCGGGGACGACATCGCCAACCCCAACTGGGTGAAGGAGCTCCGGAGATCGTTCGACCAGGGGGCGGACATCGTGGCGGGGCGGTCGCTGATGATCGGCCTGAAGGCCTGGGAGGAGCTGGACAGGGTAGAGCTGTTGCACAAGGGGTTCGACTGCTCTTACCCGTCGGCGAACATCGCGTTCCGCAAAGAGATCCTGGAGGAGCTGGGCGGGTTCGATACCTGGTTCATCACCGCCGAGGATATCGACCTGAACTACCGGGCCGTGGACGCCGGGCACAAGATCATCTACAACAACGACGCCGTCGTATACCGCAGGACCAAGTCCACCGTCTACGCGTTCTTTAAGCAGGCGTTCTGGAACGGGGCGGGGAGGAAGCAGCTCACCCTGAAGCACGGGAACCTCTGGGGCAAGTACGACCCCCTGAAGATGTTCAAGCAGAAGATGACGTTCTGGGCCCTCCTGAGGCTCATCGTAGCGCTCATGGGATACATAGGCTTCAAGCTCTTCAAGGACAAGGGGCCCTACGGCAGGAAAGGCCAGAACAAGGTCCGGCATCAGTAGGTGTCTTCCCAGTAGCTCTCTTCCCGGTAGGGCCGCTCCCGGTAGGCCCACTTCAGCTCGGCGATTATCTCGGCGATGGTAGCGAAGATCAGCGGTGCCATAATGCTCCAGACCAGCCCGTTGGTCATGCCTGCCCTCCTCAGCACAAAATACACCACCCCGAAGATGATGATGGCCGGCAGATGGGGTTCTAGAACCTCGAAGACCTCCTCGGCGGCGCCCCTCGTTCCCATGTAATGCATGCACCACTTTTTGGCGCCGGCAGTATTTCTGATTTCCTGGCCATTCTCTGTGGGGCAGATTTATATTCTGAAAACTTATTGAATGCCCATCTTGAAGCTGAGCGTAATAATTCCCACGCTGAACGAGGAAGAGTGCATCGCCCAGGTCATCCAGGAGGTCGCCTCGAACCTCCAGGGGAAGGGGTTCGAGTATGAGATCATGATCGTCGACGGCATGTCCAAGGACCGGACCAGGGACATAGCCAGGGAGATGGGCGCGGTCGTGGTGGAGGAGCCCCGGAGAGGGTATGGGCGCGCCTACAAGACCGGCTTCGAGAAGGCCCGGGGCGAGATTATCGCCACTATGGACGGCGACTGCACCTACCCCGCGGAATCGATCGCCCCGCTCATGGAGATGCTGGCGCGGGAGGACCTGGAGTTCATCACCACCGACCGCTTCGGGCACATGGAGGAGGGGGCCATGTCCGACATGCACAAGATCGGGAACCTGGCTCTCTCGTTCTTCACCCGGCTGCTGTTCGGCCGGATCATCAGGGACTCCCAGAGCGGCATGTGGGTGTTCAGGAAGGACGCGCTGCCGAAGATCAACGTAAAGGATGACGGGATGCCGTTCTCCGAGGAGATCAAGATAGAGGCGTTCAGGAAGCTGCGCTCCAAGGAGGTAATGATCGCCTACCGCCGCCGCATGGGGGAGGTGAAGCTGTCCTCCTGGAGGGACGGATGGAACAACTTCAAGTTCCTATGGCACAAGCGGTTCCGGGGCCCTAGAGATAAGTCCTTGCGAGCCTCACGGTCTCCCTGAGGCTGTCCATCACCGTGCTGTTGTAGAAGCTGGCCGCAGGGTGATATGCGGGGATGAGGTCGATCTCCTTCCCCCTTATGACCACCTTGGTAGGCCGGTTGGCCTCGGCCGCCATGCTGATGTCCCGCTTCAGCAGGTCCTTCGCCGCCGAACGCCCCAGCGTGATGATGACCTTTCTATCCTTGAGCTCCTCCTCGAGGCAGGGCCAGCAGGCCTCCATCTCCGCCGCGGTGGGAGGGCGGTTGTTGGGAGGGCGGCACTTCACCGTATTGGTGATGAACACTCTGGAGCGGGGGAGGCCTCCCTCCTCCAGAATCTTGGTGAGGACCTTGCCGGAGCGGCCGACGAAGGGACGCCCCAGCTTATCCTCCTCCGCGCCGGGGGCCTCTCCCACCAGGGCTATCGGCGAGCTTGGATCGCCGTCCGGCCGCACCACCCGGGAACGGCCCTCGCACAACGAGCAGCGCCGGCAGTCCTCAGGCGGGTTCATCGCTTCAGGACCTCTTCCGCCGTGATCAGCGAGGATAGCTTCACGCCCATGTCGCTCAGCTTCTGCTCCCCCCCCTCCTGGCGGTTGACCACGCAGAACACCCTGTTCACCCTTCCCCCGGCGGCGCGGACGATGTCGATCGCCCCGGCCACCGAGCCGGCGGAGGTGATGACGTCCTCCACCACGAGGACCTCGTCGCCCGCGCTGAGCTGGCCTTCGATCATCTTCTGGGTGCCGTGATCCTTCTTCTCCTTGCGCACCATGATGTAAGGCGCCTTGGTGCGGAGGGACAGCGCCACCGCCAGGGGTATCGAGCCGAGCACCACCCCGGCGATCTTGTCGTACCGGACGCCCTGGAGCTCCAGCTCGCGGGCCATCTCATCGGCGATGACCTCCAGGACATAGGGGTCGGTGCTGGCCTTCTTGATATCGATGTAATACGGGCTATTCTTCCCCGACGCCAGGGTGAAGTCCCCGTACATGAGCGCGCTGCATCGGACCAGCGCTTCCTTGATCCTCGTGTTCATTGTGCTCACCAAGGCTCCTTCTTCTTCCCCAGCTTGTAACCTATTATGTTCACCGCCCGGTGCAGCAGGGGCACGAACACCAGCAGGACGATGAGCGCGACCAGGCCGTCCCCGTTGACGTAGGTCGCGGCGACCCAGGAGGGGTGGAACAGCGCGGTCAGGAGCAATGCCCCGGCCACGAAGTCGTACTGGTCGAGGACGGGCGCCTTCTGGCCCCGCTCCATGCCCAGCCGCCGCTTGATGAAAGCGCCGGCCATGTCCCCCAGGAGAGAGCCGAGCGCTAGGGTGACGACCACCCCGACGCTTCCGGGCCATCTGCCATAGTCCGGGAAATCGGAGGGGGCGAACTCGAAGATCGCTGTCAGGAACAGCCCGAACGCTATGCCCGTCGCCACCCCGCCGATGAGGCCGCGCCAGGTCTTGCCGTCTCCCAGTATCCTCTTCCCCCTCCAGGACCGCCCGAAGTCCACCGGGGTCCCGCCGCCGAACAGCACTGCGGCGGAGTTAGGGATCAAGGCGGGCAGGAACAGCACGATGCCGCTCAAGGCGGCCAGGATGAGGTCCATCGGCGCGGTCAATCCACCCTCGTAAATATTATGATTCCCCTACCCGGCCGCGGGAGCGGTCTCGGGCCTGGGAGGTCATTGCTCCGTCCGCGCGGAGGAATTGGGCTCATCCTCGGCCTTCTCTGCCACGGCCGCTTTCCTCCGGGGGTTGGCGGGATACCAGCCCTTGCGGACCCGCTCCTCCTGGTGGAACAGCTCGCCTATGCTCCACAGGAGGGAGAAGCCCAGCACCGCCAGCAAGGCCGACGCGACGATCTCGCCGACGAACAGGGACAGCGCGATGGATGCCGCCCCGGCCGCCAGGAACGCGGGCCATATGCGCTTGCCGAAATGGTACTCGCCCTTGATCACCACCGGGTGCAGGAGCCCGATGATCAGGAACGCGCCTGCTCCGATGATGACGCCCTCGAAGATCATGCTCACCACTTGGTGCCGTTCGCCGTGGCGGCGGCGCGCTCCTGGTCCGACATGGCCGCCAGGGACTTGACCTTTTTGACGTCGAGGTCCAGCGCCTCGGAGAGCCTGGTGCCGTACTCCTTGTCAGCCTTGTAGAACAGGGCGGTCTGGCGGTACTGGATGCGCTTCAGCGCTCCTCCCATATGCCCGGCCAGGTTGGATATGAGGTGGTCGCGGTCATAGTCGCTCAGCACCCTGCGCCATATCTCCCCAGCCTGGAAGAAGTCATCGTCATCCGTTTCCGGCACCCGGTGCCGGGCGATGGCGGCGTCCCGGAAGGTTATGACCGGAGCTTCGGGAATGCCGTCTGCCTCGCCGTACGGGTTCACCGAGTTGGGATAGTAGTTCGCGGTGGGGCCGAAGTTGCGGCCGGTGTTCATGTGCCCGTCGCGCTCGTTCGAGTACACCGTGGTGCCCTTGGGCTGGTTCACCGGGATCATCTCGGAGTTGACGCCCAGCCGGTAGCGGTGGGCATCGTTGTAGGCGAACAGCCTGGCCTGGAGCATCTTGTCCGGGGACGGGTAGATGCCCGGAACGATGTTGGATGGGGCGAAGGCGGCCTGCTCGACCTCGGCGAAGAAGTTCTCGGGGTTCTTGTTCAGGACTATCCTCCCCACCCTGATGAGGGGGAAGTCCTTGTGGAACAGCACCTTGGTCACGTCGAAGGGGTCGAAGCGGTACTTCTTGGCCTGCTGGGGGGTCATGATCTGCACGTACGCCGTCCAGGACGGGTAATCGCCCTTTTCTATAGACTCGAACAGATCTCTGGTGGAGTGGTCCGGGTCGCTGCCGGCCAGCTCCTCCGCTTCCTGGGCGGTGAGGTTCTTGATCCCCTGGTCGGTCTTGAAGTGCCACTTGAACCACCATGTCTCCCCCTTGTCATTGTAGAACATCCAGGTGTTGGAGGCGAACCCGTTCATATGCCGGAAGTTGGCCGGGGTCCCGCGGTCCGAGAAGAGGAAGGTGACCTGATGCACCGATTCAGGGGTCAGGGAAAGGAAGTCCCAGAACATGGTGGCATCCTTCAGGCCGGTCTGGGGGTCCCTCTTCTGGGTATGAATGAAGTCGGGGAACTTTATGGCGTCACGTATGAAGAATATGGGAGTGTTGTTCCCCACGATGTCATAGTTCCCGTCCTCGGTGTAGATCTTTATGGCGAAGCCGCGAGGGTCCCGGGCCGAGTCAGCGGACCCCTTCTCCCCGCCCACCGTAGAGAAGCGAATGAACAGGGGCGTCTTCTTGCCCACCTTGTTGAGGAACTTGGCACAGGTGTATTTCGAGATGTCGTCGGTGACCTCGAAATATCCGTACGCGCCGGCGCCCTTGGCATGCACGATCCTCTCCGGTATCCTCTCCCTGGTGAAGTGGGCCAGCTTCTCTACGAGGTAGGTGTCCTGCAGCATCACGTAGCCGGAGTTCTCGGTGGTCTTGGCAGTGACCGAGGTCTGGTCGTCCGTGACCGGCCTCCCCACCGCAGTGGTCATGCTCTGCTTCGACGAGGCTTTTGCCGCTTTTCCTCCCTTGACCGACTTGGCTTTCGTCACTTGGGCGGTCTTGCTCTTCTTTTTCTCCACGTGCTGTCCTTTGGTCCGTGCCATGCCATCCCACCTTTTTTCGTATCCCCGCGCTCCTCGAACGTGCTGACATCGTCCCTCAGCCGACGGAAGCCATGGTCACGCCGGGAACAGAAGAGAGATGCCTACGAAGTCGACATCTGTGTGGATAGAAATTGGACGTCATTCCCAATAAGGTTTACCGACGGCCCGGGCCCGGGATCTTCCTTGACATCTTTTGGAGGGCCGATGTTGGAAGGAAGGCTGCAGCGACCGTGTGAAAGCGGGTAGAGATGGGGTCGCTTAAAGGAAGCTTCACATCATCGCTGTGATAAATTATCGGAAAGGACCGAATATATCTTCGTTCGTAGTGTTAAGTAACTCCGCGTTCATCTCGATAGCAGGATGCCTTAAAAACGCTCTATGGATGAGGGTGGACCACTCTTGAACCAGATCATGGACAACCCAGTCAATAATTCCGTCGTTGCGTTTGGAAGCGCCATTGGACTGGCCGGACTGATCATGGGCAATCTATGGGCCTACGTCGACGGTCTTTTCGATTGGTTCAGCATCGGCGTGGGGATCGTTATCGCTCTGTTGGTCTTCATGGCCGTCCCCGGCAGAATGGAGATCATCGGTCGACCCAAGCGGGTGGAGGTGACCGATACTGGAGCGATAATGCATCAGAAGCTAGGCAGGAAGCCGGTGTTCGTGCCGTGGTCGGCGATAGTGAAATTGAACTTCCGTCCATGCGCGCCCAGCGAGAGGACCTGGACCTCCAGGGATGGCTTCCTGTTCGTGACAGAGAAGAAACGCTTCACCATCAGCTGGAAGATAGCCGAGGCGATACGTGAGCGGTATTGGGCCCAGTATGGCAGGTATCCGCCGAACGAATCCGTCGGAACGAGCGCTCCCAAGCCGGAATCCGGACCGTATGGAAGCCGTTGATCGGAGATCGATATGGGTTCGCAACCATTCGGCTGTCGGACCAATAAATGGCCGCATTCGATACCGAGGAAAAACAGAAAGGTTAGGAAGCGGTTTACTCAGTTGCCTCTTTAACAGCAGGCGACGCCTTCGCCGCCTTGCGCACCGGGAACAGCGGGATGACCGGACGACCGAGCGCCTCATTCAGGACCTGACCCATGGCAAGGTAGATCGCGCTGATGCCGGGCACCAGTCCGAGGAAGCCCGCCGCGGTCTTCAGGCCGGCGAGCTCGAAGTAGTCGGCTACGGCCAGGACGAAGAAGGTGGCCGCCAGTGAGCCGAAGACCAGCTGCATGGCCCGGTTGGTGTTCAGAGTACCCACGAACATGTAGGCGGTGAACACGCCCCACAGGAGCAGAAACACCCCCATGACCTGGGCGCTCTCCGGGCCGGACAAGCCGAGGCGGGGGAGCAGGTTGATACCGACGAGCACCACCCAGAAGACCCCATACGAGGTGAACGCGGTGAGCCCGAAGGTGTTCCCCTTCTTCCATTCCATCAGTCCGGCGGTTATCTGGGCGGCCCCGCCGTACAGCAAACCCATCATCAGGATGGCCCCGCCCATGGCGAAGAACCCGGCATTGCTCAAGCTCAAAAGTATGGTGGTCATTCCGAACCCCATCAGCCCGAGGGGGGCGGGGTTCGCGGTGGTGTCATTGTTCATGGCATCATCCCGAGGTAGCCCCGCTATGCCGAGCAGGGATATGAAGCCTGGTCCGGCAATCCGGCGGTCAAGAAGCGATATGTTGCTTGACGACCGTCATCGGCCCTTGGTCGCGAAGAACTTCAGGACATCGTTGACCGGCGCCTCGGTGGCGGACATCTCTAGGCGGTCCGCGAACTGCTGGGCCCGGCGGTCCAATATCACTGCGGCCCCGACGTCCGTCTCCGTGCGGATCAGGCGGCCCACCGCCTGCAGCAGCTTCCTGGTGACGGGGGCCTTGACGGTGTACTCCCACCCCCTGCCGAACTTGATCTCGTAGTAGTGCAGCAGGGCCCGTTGCTTGGCGGTGGGCTTGGGGTACGGTATCCCCTCTATGACCGCGACCTCCAGCTCTCGGTCGGGGAAATCGACGCCCTCGCTCACCCTCCCGCCCATCACCGCGAACAGGACCGCGCCCTCCGAGGAGGATTTGAACTTCTCCACCTCTGCCATCAGCTCGGTCTGGGGCATGCCTCTTCTCTCCATGTGCACCTTGCGGCGGATCCGGCGCAGCACCCCGTCCTGCAGGAACCGGTCCATGAGCTGGTATGATGGGAAGAACACCACGATGTGGCGGTCCAGGGTGTTGCACAGCGCTACCGTATGGTCCTCCATTTTTGGTATGATCCCCTCGTCCTTGATGATGTCCTCG from Methanomassiliicoccus luminyensis B10 encodes:
- the rd gene encoding rubredoxin, with translation MEKYVCPICGYVYDPEVGDPDHGIPPGTAFEDLPDDWHCPYCGATKNSCQSFSSVMGI
- a CDS encoding glycosyltransferase — its product is MLVSVVLNIMNEEDNIADLLDSLVIQEPPVDVVVVDAASRDRTREIVLRYANKYPFIRLFVQPGSRGVSTNFGISKAQGEVVAFTGGDDIANPNWVKELRRSFDQGADIVAGRSLMIGLKAWEELDRVELLHKGFDCSYPSANIAFRKEILEELGGFDTWFITAEDIDLNYRAVDAGHKIIYNNDAVVYRRTKSTVYAFFKQAFWNGAGRKQLTLKHGNLWGKYDPLKMFKQKMTFWALLRLIVALMGYIGFKLFKDKGPYGRKGQNKVRHQ
- a CDS encoding glycosyltransferase family 2 protein, with translation MPILKLSVIIPTLNEEECIAQVIQEVASNLQGKGFEYEIMIVDGMSKDRTRDIAREMGAVVVEEPRRGYGRAYKTGFEKARGEIIATMDGDCTYPAESIAPLMEMLAREDLEFITTDRFGHMEEGAMSDMHKIGNLALSFFTRLLFGRIIRDSQSGMWVFRKDALPKINVKDDGMPFSEEIKIEAFRKLRSKEVMIAYRRRMGEVKLSSWRDGWNNFKFLWHKRFRGPRDKSLRASRSP
- a CDS encoding uracil-DNA glycosylase, translated to MNPPEDCRRCSLCEGRSRVVRPDGDPSSPIALVGEAPGAEEDKLGRPFVGRSGKVLTKILEEGGLPRSRVFITNTVKCRPPNNRPPTAAEMEACWPCLEEELKDRKVIITLGRSAAKDLLKRDISMAAEANRPTKVVIRGKEIDLIPAYHPAASFYNSTVMDSLRETVRLARTYL
- the pyrE gene encoding orotate phosphoribosyltransferase; this encodes MNTRIKEALVRCSALMYGDFTLASGKNSPYYIDIKKASTDPYVLEVIADEMARELELQGVRYDKIAGVVLGSIPLAVALSLRTKAPYIMVRKEKKDHGTQKMIEGQLSAGDEVLVVEDVITSAGSVAGAIDIVRAAGGRVNRVFCVVNRQEGGEQKLSDMGVKLSSLITAEEVLKR
- a CDS encoding CDP-2,3-bis-(O-geranylgeranyl)-sn-glycerol synthase, which translates into the protein MDLILAALSGIVLFLPALIPNSAAVLFGGGTPVDFGRSWRGKRILGDGKTWRGLIGGVATGIAFGLFLTAIFEFAPSDFPDYGRWPGSVGVVVTLALGSLLGDMAGAFIKRRLGMERGQKAPVLDQYDFVAGALLLTALFHPSWVAATYVNGDGLVALIVLLVFVPLLHRAVNIIGYKLGKKKEPW
- a CDS encoding DUF4491 family protein, whose amino-acid sequence is MIFEGVIIGAGAFLIIGLLHPVVIKGEYHFGKRIWPAFLAAGAASIALSLFVGEIVASALLAVLGFSLLWSIGELFHQEERVRKGWYPANPRRKAAVAEKAEDEPNSSARTEQ
- a CDS encoding catalase, which codes for MARTKGQHVEKKKSKTAQVTKAKSVKGGKAAKASSKQSMTTAVGRPVTDDQTSVTAKTTENSGYVMLQDTYLVEKLAHFTRERIPERIVHAKGAGAYGYFEVTDDISKYTCAKFLNKVGKKTPLFIRFSTVGGEKGSADSARDPRGFAIKIYTEDGNYDIVGNNTPIFFIRDAIKFPDFIHTQKRDPQTGLKDATMFWDFLSLTPESVHQVTFLFSDRGTPANFRHMNGFASNTWMFYNDKGETWWFKWHFKTDQGIKNLTAQEAEELAGSDPDHSTRDLFESIEKGDYPSWTAYVQIMTPQQAKKYRFDPFDVTKVLFHKDFPLIRVGRIVLNKNPENFFAEVEQAAFAPSNIVPGIYPSPDKMLQARLFAYNDAHRYRLGVNSEMIPVNQPKGTTVYSNERDGHMNTGRNFGPTANYYPNSVNPYGEADGIPEAPVITFRDAAIARHRVPETDDDDFFQAGEIWRRVLSDYDRDHLISNLAGHMGGALKRIQYRQTALFYKADKEYGTRLSEALDLDVKKVKSLAAMSDQERAAATANGTKW
- a CDS encoding acetate uptake transporter, which produces MNNDTTANPAPLGLMGFGMTTILLSLSNAGFFAMGGAILMMGLLYGGAAQITAGLMEWKKGNTFGLTAFTSYGVFWVVLVGINLLPRLGLSGPESAQVMGVFLLLWGVFTAYMFVGTLNTNRAMQLVFGSLAATFFVLAVADYFELAGLKTAAGFLGLVPGISAIYLAMGQVLNEALGRPVIPLFPVRKAAKASPAVKEATE